ttgagaccgaaaccttttaaccctagcacattaatggtttctgtgacacgtttttaactaaatgacttgattagcaagtcatgcacctttataaattcacagtgtagcggtcttggctatccagggcgttacatatattattcaattatattatgtattaattgtcttgtttctaaactgcaggatgccttgcagcaagaagtccagacacaatctcAATCATAATCTCAATCTCTATCTCAATTTGAATATTGAGTTGGAAGACTTTCAATGAGACACAAGttgtctcaaaggtacttggtcagcatcgtggccacaaccgaggtattggacgcaagttgaatggcactagtacctttgcctcagGCACCACTAGATcatcttcacaatcagaggcatcaccatttcCGCCCAACACAGTCGGCCCTCCAGTGgtaccacctgaggctttccagtccatggttcaacacttcagtcaagccattatgacccagaacaacaacttctaccaaatgcaacaatttttgcaagctacaaatccgaacatccaagctccacaatttaagcctgtcaacttggacatgaatatgatacaatccatgatggcgaactttcagccacaacaaccacaacagccacaaccaccacagccaccacaacagcaaccaccacagccaccacaatAGCTCGGcgttgatgatgactttgaaattgatttagatgacatttagttttattatattattattttgaacttattaatattttgtgttgtttttatttttattttagagacaatactaattaatttttatattttacattttggagactatgaatattgttaaattggttttattatttaattaaataaattggttttagttatttaattaatatttattgttttatcaaattaattttaattaatataattaatgatttttttaaaaaaaattatattcctatagcgacgatatgtcgtcgcAGTAGGGTGGTCAATGAATATGAAAATCTGAGATTTCATGACCCTAaggcgatgacatgtcgtcgttgaaggcatataaacccacacactctccagcgacgatatgtcgtcgctGTAAATGTGGGCGGTCGACGGACCTACAGCGTCGACATGTGGTCGATGTAtgattttttaaattcatattttGTAACCAcatacaacgacgacatgtcgtcgcaatatcccaTGTCAACCAAAAAAATGAATTTCCTACTGCGACCGACATGTCATCACTGTAGTAAAATACTACTACGACGACTGCATTTTGTCATCGTTGTAAGttgctacacatacggacctacagCAATGCCATTTTGGCGACGACTTCTTAATCTACAGCGACGACTTACAAAAGTCGTCATTGTAGAgactttttcttgtagtgaatgtgtaagtagattggcaagtcaatgtaaatcatgtgcactaactgatcttaggactaacttattttttaacatataatcatatttatatttcactgtgattacgccactataaatatgattagttttatggtcgggatttaatagaagtttatattaacaaataattatgaaaataaaacatgtgagcaaagtgattgatcaagccaaaaaaaaaattattcttttattgataataaaatgagattacaaataaattatattttaattagaaCATAAAACTCAAGAGATATGTCATAGGAAttgaaaataaatcactaaaccTCCTTCACCCTAACAATAACCTTAACCGAAGGGATAAGTTCCAACAATCAATATACCATTGATCATTTGTGCCCACTTATGGTAATACCTTCTTAGTTTCTAGGGATTTGTAGAGGGTCATTATTAACTTAAAGAAAAAGAGACTAACATTTAAgaagaaattattttttaaagcTATATAATTGTATCTATTTTTAACTAACAATCGTACTActaacttaaaaaaaatagaatatgataaattatatatgaattttatatagtaaATTATATCAATTTTTtcatacaaatatattaaaaaaaaaccattaaaaaaatcattttcattAGTAATAAATGAATGAGAAAGAAGgtgaaaaaaaaatctgaaaggAAGATATTAAAAGTATTTTTGTCCATTAATAATCTCATATAATGACTTTcctcattttatttaaaaatttattacaaGGCATTTGTTTAATCTTTGACACAAAATGGGGCTATTTTAGCCAAGTCCCTTTGAAAAATATAGCAATGGAATCCACTTGTTTTCTTTTTACAAATCCACTTTACGTTTCgattttcctaaaaaaaaaaaagacagttGGATAAATATCCTTCTGAGTTGGGAGAACTTTCCAAAAATAACTATGCGAACCAAATAGGGCCATATATTATTCTCCGCCATTATTTCCTTTATTCTGGAAATaacactatttatatatatatatggtaaatGTATATATAAACTCCTTCACTTCGTAGACTCTCTACGTACGTACCCATTTCCATTCTTCCTCGTCTGTCGTCTACACCATGTCCTCCCTCATCTTCCTCTCTCTCCTCTTCTTATCCTACACATCCGCCGACATTGAACCGCCTCCATCAACGCCATCACCAGTCGCTGCTCCTCCCGCCATCATCCAGCAGGCCTGTAAAGCCACCCGTTTTCCAGAATCATGCCAGACCACGCTGGCCGAGCCTGGTCGGCTGGGACCCAAGCCGACTCCTGTTCAGGTTATCCAGGCGGCGTTAAAGGTCTCGTCAGACAATCTCCATAAGGCGAATACAATGGTCGAGTCCATCGCCAAGTCATCGGGTGATAGCTTGAATCGGACAAAGGCCACGAAGAACTGCCAGGAGCTGTTACGTTACTCTGACTACCGCATATCTCTGGCCAATTCTGCGTTGCCAAGTGGAAAGAAGAAGGACGCCCGGGCGTGGATGAGCGCAGCGCTGCTGTACCAGTACGACTGCTGGTCTGCGCTCAAGTACGCGAACGATACCCAATTGGTGAACCAGACGATGTCGTTTGTGAATTCCTTGACCGAACTTTCCAGCAATGCGCTGAGCATGATGATGTCTTACGACGACAACGGAGACGACATGTCCACGTGGACCCCACCCAAAACAGAGCGAGACGGATTTTGGGGGAGAGGTTCCGACTGTGGGTCAGAGCTTGGATCCCGGGGCGGGTTCCCGTCGAAATTGACGGTGGATGTGAAGGTGTGTAAAGACGGGAAAGATGGGTGTTACAAGACGGTGCAGGAGGCCGTTAATGCTGCGCCCAATCTCGGCGTTAAAAGGTTCGTGATCCACATAATGGCTGGGGTTTATGAAGAGACGGTGAGGGTCCCGCTTGAGAAGAAAAACGTTGTGTTTTTAGGGGACGGAATTGGCAAAACTGTTATTACCGGGTCATTGAATGCGGGCCTCCTGGGAGTTACCACCTATGATAGTGCCACAGTTGGTGAGTTGGTTAATTCCTATTTAATGAAtcaattattattattcatcttaactttttttattaaaaaggtAAGtacatattttcaaaaaataaaaatgatggtAAGAATATAAGTTATAAAGATCTGATGGGAATTATTTTGGAAGTAATATTAAGTTTACTTAAATAAggtaacatatatataatttagccTTTATATTTGATAACAACCTAGATTATatcattttgatttttttttttttttttttgcttttcttTGAAACAAATTTCACGAGTGTGAATAATTTGAACTTGAATTTCGAATTAGTTTGAGTTGACAAGGGTAAAACTTTCAAGTTTCATACAAACCTGGAATGATGTACTTGTTGCTTCTACTCTAACCCAAAACTTGTTTGGATGGAATGTTTGTAATTTTCACTCATTGGGACTACCCTTAAGAGAATGAATATATTGACGTATTGCTATGGGACATTATTATTAATAAGGGTGCCCATACCAATATTCTGACCTCACTTCAAAGACAGTTTCGAGTGGTTTCCTCCCATGTCCTCTTATTGGTTCGGTTCTTAATGGAAATTTACGAACAATTAATTAATATGGTTAACAATACTGCCATTCAAATATTAATTGGTCGACTGTTCAATGGAATGGATGAATTAATCGCTCCATCAAAATGTATGTTTAAAGGAATTAATTTCACTGGTATTGTTAATATCATTTCTTAAATTGTATTGTatcaacaataataaaaataaaagactaATACAAAATTTAAAAACTTGTTAAGCAAAATACAAATGTTAAACAATAAGTATATCATAATTTGGAACATTGAGTATGATAACTGAGGGTGGTGAGTAAAGTTTTGATGAGTATGAATTTAACATAATATCAGAATGACATATTATACTTGTTTGTAACAGGTGTTGTCGGTGATGGGTTCATGGCCAGTGGCATAACATTCCAAAACAAAGGTGGAGTTGATGCACACCAAGCTGTAGCATTCAGATCAGACAGCGATCGTTCAGTGATTGAGAATTGTGAGTTCTTAGGCAACCAGGACACTCTCTACGCTCACTCACTTCGCCAATTCTACAAATCATGCCGCATCCAAGGCAACGTAGACTTCATATTCGGAAACTCTGCTTCCATTTTCCAGGACTGCCACATCTTAATCGCGCCGCGACAAGCCGATCCCGAGAAAGGCGAGAAGAACGCAGTGACCGCGCACGGCAGGAAGGACCCTGCACAGTCTACTGGCTTTGTTTTCCAGAATTGCTCAATCAATGGCACTGAAGAATACGTGAGGTTGTATAAGAGCAACAGTACATTGCACATAAACTTCTTGGGAAGGCCATGGAAAGAGTATTCGAGAACAGTTTTCATACGCTGTAACATGGAACAGCTAATCACGGCTCAAGGATGGATGGAATGGGATGCGGATTTTGCTTTGAAAACACTGTTCTATGGCGAATTTCAAAACACTGGACCTGGGTCGGACTTGTCCCAGAGAGTACCGTGGAGTAGCCGAATTCCAGCTGAGCACGCTAACACATATTCAGTTCAAAACTTCATCCAAGGATATGACTGGATTCCTAGAAATTAATAATAGGAGATCCATTTCAAATATCTATACCCAAATTTAATTCAGACACCCttcaaaaaaataaagaaattaattaattCAGACCTTCATTTAGGAAAATAGTTAGTCATGgtttgaagattaattttgagaGTCCAAATTGTTACTAGTTTATATTTAgtcattttttcttaaatacacatttgccttttgtttttttttttgttttacttttttactattttttttttttttttaaatacgcacccaaattttcaaagtttcataattacgaaaatacaaattttaggtaaaataacaaaaaaatcaaCTTGAAAGCAATTTGAAAACACCTCACTGGACCAACTAAACATCaacaaacaaaaaatctaaaaacaacgtgaaaataaaaaaaaaaactaaacacaatgtgaaaatacaagaaaaaaaacataaaaacaacgtgaaaacaatttgaaaacaacaaaaaaaaaggcaaaaatgtaaaaattttattaaaaccgtaaaattgaaaaaatatatatatttgaccgtaaaaacgtaattttttttagccaaaattagtattttatgtaattttctcttatatttatacatatttaaCGCAAAAATAACAAAACCCTTCAAACAATTTTTATTTAGGGAAATTTGAGGCAAAAAGATTTTATTTATGCATTATTGCACTAAGAAAGATCTTATTCCAAATTTTAAAATTTGACAATGAAAGTACCTTCCCTCCACTTTATTTGACGGTAAAAGTATATTTCGTCAATTTCATTTGGCAACAGTTAATAATCTTCCATTATTTACAACAAAAAGATCttatttatctattattttaCTCAAAAAGACCTTATGtctacttttaatttttttttaaaaaaattaaagtaggATTTGTTGACCaacattttggtcaacgacactgaggGCAGTTTGAGACAGCTTTTAGAAAAGCTAAAAGTTACTTTCTGAAAAAGTTGTGCAATAAAAGTATTTGGTAAATTGTATGAAAAGAACTTATTGAATAATTTATGCAGAAGCTACAGCTAAAAGCTAAAGCTGGCACAACCCAACTTTTAGCTTTTGCCCAATCaactttttgaaatttttttggagTAAATGTATTTTTTATCTAAATATGTTTACTTTTTTATTATGTATTACTCAAGATAAAAatacttaaaataaattaataagataataaaataaataatatttaaattttaaatatatttaattttagtaattttaaatTAACAACCCACCTTAATATAGAGTTTATTAtacattataatattatttttgcatctcatagtatttttaaattataatctaccaaacatatgtcaattgcatgtttagaaaaagaaaataattttaattttaacttgtttaaataaatataatatttatattgaaATTTATTGGGTATGTTTAGTATCTGtgaatttgttttaataaaataaatatgatatctATTTTGATCTTTTAATATTTAACAACACTCTTAATCATATGTATATAGTTTACCAAATGCTCTCATACAACTTTTCCAACTCACAACactttaaaatttataatttatcaaacactCATCAGCTTTTCCCCACATCACAGCTGCAGTTGCTTTACCCTACAGCACAGCTAAAACTATTTTTTTCCCACAGCACACCTATATTAAACTGGCCCTGAGTCAATTTATACAATAGAAATAGATTTAGGGAACTCAAATCTAGTACACGACAcaatgaatttatagtggttcggccccaagagttggtaatgacttaCGTCCACTTACATTTTTATTGATCAAAGAATTCTCAGACCAAAGATCAAGAAGAAAtaaggttcaactgagtttcttaagcctgagagagaatacaattcAGAAGGGTTTTGCATCTAAAGTGCGCACTCATTCATCTTAGAGATAATGACTAAGatagatctctatttatagagtcccttATTAGGCTATGGGCCCTTACAAATTAATCTAGGTCTTACATGTGTAGTGTGGGATTGTTACCACTGATTACAAATTCaaattgttgacctgtgaaattggccaacgatcgtatgtacaatatacgacaccttttgaacggaaTAAGTAATATAAATGACAGAATACGATTATCTTAAGTACACACatagaaatttatagtggttcagctctgTTCTGataaacagtaataacctaacccacttagtctttagtattgagttACTCAACAATTACAAGTATGAACTCAGTAATTCACTTCTCAGAATAGTTATTCTAGTCCCGGAAAGAGtccaaaaaaaaagtcctttttatgaagccctaggtcctttatttatagtacctagaGGATGTTACACGATTAGTAGTACTGgagatcatggtttggtacacgatcatggtgagtggagatacgtgtccaccttcccacgattatgagattgtgggtcttctcTTGTTTCTATAGATCGTGGTGGATGATGCACGATAGAAACTTCTGGGAAATGCTAAGTCTCTATTGGTATgtcagacttaggtgctaggcccgacgaccaaagcttgggtgctggacctgtgaccttctgggtgctaagCTTGTGGATCTTAGTTTGAACGAGAGGAATtacttctcagtgaagtgtacttgggggtttaggtcgACCatcctatggaggatagggtcaggccaaccacccctaatGTCCTTGGGCATATTTGGCCGACCACCCGGAgtagggtcaggccgaccacccctaggggtacaAGGCTTACTTGGGCCGACCGCCCCTAGGGGGTATAGAGCCTGCACCCCTAGGGGGTATAGAGCCTGCTTGGGCCgtccacccctaggggtaggggtcaggccgaccactcctAGGGTTACTGGCTTGGTTGATTTTC
The genomic region above belongs to Humulus lupulus chromosome 1, drHumLupu1.1, whole genome shotgun sequence and contains:
- the LOC133802526 gene encoding probable pectinesterase/pectinesterase inhibitor 51: MSSLIFLSLLFLSYTSADIEPPPSTPSPVAAPPAIIQQACKATRFPESCQTTLAEPGRLGPKPTPVQVIQAALKVSSDNLHKANTMVESIAKSSGDSLNRTKATKNCQELLRYSDYRISLANSALPSGKKKDARAWMSAALLYQYDCWSALKYANDTQLVNQTMSFVNSLTELSSNALSMMMSYDDNGDDMSTWTPPKTERDGFWGRGSDCGSELGSRGGFPSKLTVDVKVCKDGKDGCYKTVQEAVNAAPNLGVKRFVIHIMAGVYEETVRVPLEKKNVVFLGDGIGKTVITGSLNAGLLGVTTYDSATVGVVGDGFMASGITFQNKGGVDAHQAVAFRSDSDRSVIENCEFLGNQDTLYAHSLRQFYKSCRIQGNVDFIFGNSASIFQDCHILIAPRQADPEKGEKNAVTAHGRKDPAQSTGFVFQNCSINGTEEYVRLYKSNSTLHINFLGRPWKEYSRTVFIRCNMEQLITAQGWMEWDADFALKTLFYGEFQNTGPGSDLSQRVPWSSRIPAEHANTYSVQNFIQGYDWIPRN